A window from Falco naumanni isolate bFalNau1 chromosome 3, bFalNau1.pat, whole genome shotgun sequence encodes these proteins:
- the LOC121084890 gene encoding sushi, nidogen and EGF-like domain-containing protein 1: MPELVAVPPRLTFSWGNRDAGRYQGAGMKPSFTFLLLLSGAVMIVQPKEDKAFLLYPYGPGENDQKNPKLDDGTSEKVFLTVPFTFYGKEYQRLYVNNNGVISFDSKVKQYTPDPFPLADGRPFVTPYWADVDNVRGGDIYYRESTDPALLARATKDINQYFPEIPYTATWVFVATWDHVAYYGSTSSKGNTFQAVLTTNTKVSFIILNYWDIQWTTGSASDGDPETGLGGTPAHAGFNSGDETNYYNIPGSQTEAIINITMTSNVNVPGRWVFQVDDFKVTGVPTEAPKAASSNSCWL, translated from the exons ATGCCTGAGCTCGTGGCGGTGCCTCCTCGCCTCACCTTTTCCTGGGGAAATCGGGACGCAGGGAGGTACCAAG gagctgggatgAAGCCTTCCTTCActttcctgctcctgctgtcag GAGCCGTGATGATCGTCCAACCAAAGGAAGACAAAG cattCCTGCTATACCCCTATGGTCCGGGTGAGAATGACCAGAAGAACCCCAAACTTGACGATGGGACATCGGAGAAGGTCTTCCTCACCGTGCCCTTCACCTTCTATGGCAAAGAGTACCAAAGACTTTAC GTGAACAACAATGGCGTCATCTCCTTTGACTCCAAAGTCAAGCAATACACTCCCGACCCCTTCCCCCTGGCCGACGGGCGTCCCTTCGTGACCCCATACTGGGCGGATGTTGACAACGTGAGGGGAGGAGATATCTACTACAGAGAGAGCACCGACCCGGCACTGCTGGCACGTGCCACCAAGGACATCAACCAATACTTCCCCGAGATCCCCTACACTGCCACGTGGGTTTTTGTGGCCACCTGGGACCACGTGGCCTACTACGGCTCTACCAGCAGTAAG GGAAACACCTTCCAAGCTGTCTTGACCACCAACACCAAGGTGTCCTTCATCATCCTCAACTACTGGGATATCCAATGGACTACAGGGTCGGCAAGCGACGGTGACCCTGAAACAGGTCTTGGAGGCACTCCAGCCCAC GCTGGCTTCAACAGTGGAGATGAAACCAACTACTACAACATCCCTGGCTCCCAGACCGAAGCCATCATCAACATCACCATGACCTCCAATGTCAACGTGCCAGGGCGTTGGGTCTTCCAGGTGGATGACTTTAAGGTGACGGGAGTCCCCACAGAGGCACCCAAGGCTgccagcagcaacagctgctggTTGTAA